One Meleagris gallopavo isolate NT-WF06-2002-E0010 breed Aviagen turkey brand Nicholas breeding stock chromosome 11, Turkey_5.1, whole genome shotgun sequence genomic region harbors:
- the LOC104912621 gene encoding rho guanine nucleotide exchange factor 4-like has translation MFFLFDHQLVCCKKDLLRRDILYYKSRINMDDMEILDVEDGKDKDFSISVKNAFKLHCRDTEEVHLFCAKKPEQKQRWLKAFENERRQVQLDQETGFSITEMQKKQAMLNASKQHHTGKPKAVTRPYYDFLMRQKHPTLPTTLPQQQVFMLAEPKRKPSNFWQNISRLTPFRK, from the exons ATGTTCTTCCTCTTTGATCACCAGCTTGTCTGCTGCAAGAAG GACCTTCTGCGCCGGGATATCTTATATTATAAAAGTCGGATCAACATGGATGATATGGAAATCCTGGATGTAGAAGATGGAAAGGACAAGGACTTCAGTATCAGtgtgaaaaatgcatttaaattacACTGCCGCGACACTGAGGAGGTCCACTTATTCTGTGCAAAAAAGCCTGAGCAGAAACAGCGCTGGCTGAAGGCCTTTGAGAATGAAAGGAGACAGGTTCAGCTCGACCAGGAGACAG GTTTTTCAATCACAGAGATGCAGAAGAAGCAAGCAATGCTAAATGCCAGCAAGCAGCACCACACTGGGAAGCCAAAGG CTGTCACCAGGCCATACTATGACTTCCTGATGCGACAGAAGCATCCCACCCTGCCTACCAcgctcccacagcagcaggtcTTCATGCTGGCAGAGCCCAAGCGCAAACCCTCGAACTTCTGGCAGAACATCAGCAGGCTGACACCCTTCCGGAAATAA